A window of Prolixibacter sp. SD074 contains these coding sequences:
- a CDS encoding Lrp/AsnC family transcriptional regulator, with product MTHKHHLDEIDLKILDIISQNARIPFKDVASECGISRAAVHQRVNRMIEMEVITGSGYNIDPKKVDYHTCTYIGIFLNKGELYHKVARELMSIREIVECHYTTGQYAIFAKVYAKNNEHLKEILNDQIQRISGISSTETFVSLEETFNRQVPIYKNQE from the coding sequence ATGACACACAAACACCATCTTGACGAAATCGATCTGAAAATTCTGGATATTATCAGTCAGAATGCCCGTATACCCTTTAAAGACGTTGCTTCGGAGTGCGGAATTTCGCGCGCTGCGGTACATCAACGGGTCAACCGGATGATTGAGATGGAGGTCATCACCGGTTCAGGATACAATATCGATCCGAAAAAAGTGGATTACCACACGTGTACCTACATTGGAATTTTTCTGAATAAAGGTGAACTGTATCATAAGGTTGCCCGGGAATTAATGTCAATTCGTGAAATTGTTGAATGCCATTATACTACAGGTCAATACGCGATTTTTGCCAAGGTTTATGCCAAAAACAATGAGCATTTAAAAGAAATTCTGAATGACCAGATTCAGCGGATTTCGGGAATTTCGAGTACAGAAACCTTTGTTTCGCTGGAAGAAACGTTCAACCGGCAAGTCCCCATTTATAAAAATCAGGAATGA
- the rlmD gene encoding 23S rRNA (uracil(1939)-C(5))-methyltransferase RlmD translates to MGRRKKPLPLFERVTIADVGAEGKAVAKVDDIVIFTTHVVPGDIVDLQVFRKKRRFMEARVVNIHEYSSERTDAFCQHFGTCGGCKWQYLPYDKQLFYKEKQVTEQLRRIGHLELPEITPIKGSDKTTFYRNKLEFTFSNKRWLTQDEIDTGKNFENMDALGFHIPGMFDKVLDIEKCWLQTESSNDIRNEIRAYALKNNLSFFDIRNQEGLLRNLIIRTASTGELMVIISFFHESEEERIGLLKHVKTKFPEITSLMYVINEKANDTITDQEIICFSGRDHIFEEMEGLRFKIGPKSFYQTNSKQAYELYKIAREYASLTGDEVVYDLYTGTGTIANFVAGEAKKVVGIEYVPEAIEDAKVNSELNDIQNTSFFAGDMKATLTPEFIEKNGQPDVIFTDPPRAGMHDDVVKVMLLAAPKKIVYVSCNPATQARDLTLLDEGYRVVKVQPVDMFPHTHHVENVVLLEKRENESANFRFAK, encoded by the coding sequence TTGGGCAGAAGAAAAAAACCGCTTCCCTTATTCGAAAGGGTAACCATTGCGGATGTAGGAGCTGAAGGGAAGGCCGTTGCCAAGGTTGATGATATTGTTATTTTCACCACACATGTGGTTCCCGGCGACATAGTCGATTTGCAGGTATTCCGGAAAAAGCGCCGGTTTATGGAGGCACGGGTTGTGAACATTCATGAATATTCGTCCGAACGCACCGATGCGTTTTGCCAGCACTTTGGCACCTGCGGCGGTTGTAAGTGGCAATATTTACCCTACGACAAACAACTTTTCTACAAAGAAAAACAGGTGACAGAACAGCTGCGGCGTATCGGACATTTAGAGCTGCCTGAAATTACGCCCATCAAGGGTTCCGATAAAACTACTTTTTACCGGAACAAACTGGAGTTTACTTTCTCGAATAAACGCTGGCTCACGCAGGACGAGATTGATACAGGAAAAAATTTCGAGAACATGGATGCACTGGGATTTCATATTCCCGGGATGTTCGACAAGGTGCTCGACATTGAGAAATGCTGGCTTCAGACCGAATCGTCGAACGACATACGGAACGAAATCAGGGCGTATGCATTGAAAAATAATCTTTCATTCTTCGATATCCGAAACCAGGAAGGCTTGCTGCGCAACCTGATTATACGAACCGCCAGCACCGGCGAACTCATGGTCATTATTTCCTTCTTCCACGAAAGTGAAGAGGAACGAATTGGTTTGCTGAAGCATGTAAAAACGAAATTCCCGGAAATCACATCGCTGATGTATGTGATTAACGAGAAAGCCAACGACACCATCACCGACCAGGAAATCATTTGTTTTTCCGGACGCGACCACATCTTTGAAGAAATGGAAGGGTTACGGTTCAAAATCGGTCCCAAGTCGTTCTACCAAACCAACTCTAAACAGGCTTACGAATTATACAAAATTGCACGTGAATATGCTTCCCTTACGGGAGATGAAGTGGTTTACGACCTGTACACCGGAACCGGGACCATCGCCAATTTTGTAGCCGGGGAAGCCAAAAAAGTGGTGGGAATCGAATATGTACCCGAAGCCATCGAAGACGCAAAAGTCAACTCTGAATTGAACGATATTCAGAATACCTCCTTTTTTGCGGGCGACATGAAGGCCACTCTTACGCCGGAGTTCATCGAAAAAAACGGACAACCGGATGTCATCTTCACCGATCCGCCACGTGCCGGAATGCATGACGATGTGGTGAAAGTAATGCTTCTGGCGGCGCCTAAGAAGATTGTTTATGTGAGCTGCAACCCGGCCACGCAAGCCCGCGATTTGACCTTACTCGATGAGGGATACCGCGTAGTGAAAGTTCAGCCGGTTGATATGTTTCCGCACACGCACCATGTCGAAAACGTTGTGTTGCTCGAAAAGCGAGAAAACGAATCCGCTAATTTCCGCTTTGCGAAATAA
- the rlmB gene encoding 23S rRNA (guanosine(2251)-2'-O)-methyltransferase RlmB has translation MERKKNVVRHRAPIDKSSFVFGTRSVIEAIKAGKEVEKILVRKGLSNELSRELFSLVREMDIPVQNVPIERIDRITRKNHQGVLAFLSPITYQKIENVIPGIYEKGEVPLVLVLDKISDVRNFGAIARSAEVAGAHAIVIPEKGAAQINADALKTSAGALNIIPVCRVKSLSDTIIFLRESGLNVLASTEKGEKNYFETSMQEPTAIVMGAEDKGIESELLKLANAWVKIPQFGQIASLNVSVAASVLIFEAVRQRIQAHS, from the coding sequence ATGGAACGCAAAAAAAACGTGGTAAGGCACCGCGCCCCGATTGATAAAAGCAGCTTCGTATTTGGAACACGATCTGTCATCGAGGCGATTAAGGCTGGTAAGGAAGTCGAGAAAATCCTGGTAAGGAAAGGCCTTTCCAATGAATTATCGCGTGAACTGTTTTCGCTTGTCCGCGAGATGGATATTCCGGTCCAGAATGTTCCGATAGAGCGCATCGACCGGATTACACGGAAGAACCATCAGGGCGTTTTGGCATTTCTTTCTCCAATCACCTATCAGAAAATTGAAAATGTGATTCCCGGAATCTATGAAAAGGGTGAAGTACCTTTGGTACTGGTGCTCGATAAAATTTCCGATGTGCGGAATTTCGGTGCGATAGCCCGCTCTGCAGAAGTTGCCGGAGCGCATGCTATTGTTATTCCTGAAAAAGGTGCGGCCCAGATTAATGCTGATGCACTGAAAACTTCTGCCGGGGCCTTGAATATTATTCCGGTTTGCCGGGTGAAAAGCCTTTCTGATACCATTATTTTTCTGCGCGAGAGTGGGTTGAATGTTCTGGCCTCGACTGAAAAGGGAGAGAAGAATTACTTCGAAACTTCGATGCAGGAACCAACAGCCATTGTTATGGGGGCCGAGGACAAAGGAATAGAGTCGGAGTTACTGAAATTAGCTAATGCGTGGGTGAAAATTCCGCAATTTGGACAAATTGCTTCGTTGAACGTTTCAGTGGCCGCTTCGGTATTGATTTTCGAAGCCGTTCGTCAACGCATACAGGCTCATTCCTGA
- a CDS encoding transglutaminase family protein → MYRILPLLLIAGFMTSCHDSWHRDLSRQETQLVRNALRKADDNRKELKIALEDASHDEKPAMAFLIGYMPERDLNSLSAEFLIENVDKAYEARDKFKWTAALPDSIFYNEVLPYAVLSEKRERWRADFFKWFAPLVKKAPGMLAAVDSVNRHIKDILKVEYNTRRKKVDQAPYESIQQGMATCTGLSILLVDAFRSVGIPARIAGTPMWTNMRGNHTWVEVWIDGKWYFTGYYMDALNKSWFLADAGKADPGQPEHRIYATSYKPTGMKYPLVWDEQAGYVHGVDVTQRYIDLYRKQLTDEQLGENELWVKVVVLKDSTTAADDSNNRVHEKVTVTQNGEKVDFGFSPSSTDDLNRLLPFRLKKETSYQFGYEGINGELIKKTITTGNSDEEILRLYQ, encoded by the coding sequence ATGTATCGAATACTACCCCTCTTACTAATTGCCGGTTTTATGACCTCCTGCCATGATTCATGGCACCGTGACCTGAGCCGACAGGAGACGCAGCTTGTCCGTAACGCATTACGCAAAGCAGACGATAACCGGAAAGAGTTGAAGATTGCACTGGAAGATGCCAGTCATGACGAAAAGCCAGCCATGGCATTTTTAATCGGGTACATGCCCGAGCGTGATTTGAATAGCCTTTCAGCCGAGTTCCTGATCGAAAATGTGGATAAAGCTTATGAAGCACGCGATAAATTTAAATGGACCGCCGCGTTACCCGATTCTATTTTTTATAATGAAGTTTTGCCGTATGCCGTTCTTTCCGAAAAGAGAGAACGTTGGCGAGCGGATTTTTTCAAATGGTTCGCGCCCCTGGTTAAAAAAGCGCCTGGTATGCTGGCTGCTGTTGACAGCGTAAACCGCCATATAAAGGATATCCTGAAGGTGGAATACAACACCAGGCGCAAGAAAGTCGATCAGGCGCCTTATGAGTCGATTCAGCAGGGAATGGCAACCTGTACCGGCCTGTCGATTTTGCTTGTCGATGCTTTTCGGTCGGTTGGAATCCCTGCGCGCATTGCCGGTACGCCCATGTGGACCAATATGCGGGGAAATCATACTTGGGTGGAAGTTTGGATCGACGGGAAATGGTACTTTACCGGATACTATATGGACGCGCTGAATAAGAGCTGGTTCTTGGCCGATGCCGGAAAAGCGGACCCGGGACAGCCCGAACATCGCATCTATGCTACATCATATAAACCTACCGGGATGAAGTATCCGTTGGTGTGGGATGAGCAGGCCGGTTATGTGCACGGAGTTGATGTAACTCAGCGTTATATTGACCTGTATAGGAAACAACTTACCGATGAACAATTGGGCGAAAACGAATTGTGGGTGAAGGTGGTCGTTCTGAAAGATTCAACAACTGCAGCCGATGACAGCAATAACCGGGTACACGAGAAGGTAACGGTTACTCAAAACGGTGAGAAGGTTGATTTTGGGTTTTCTCCATCGTCTACGGATGATTTGAACCGGCTTTTGCCTTTTCGACTGAAGAAAGAAACAAGCTACCAGTTCGGGTATGAGGGGATAAATGGTGAGTTGATAAAGAAGACAATTACAACGGGTAATAGCGACGAAGAAATATTACGCCTTTATCAGTAA
- a CDS encoding IMP dehydrogenase, whose protein sequence is MAQYFNEVSRTFNEYLLIPGLTTKECTPNNVSLKAPLVKYRKGETPSLELNVPFVSAIMQSVSDHNLAIELARNGGLSFIFGSQPIDSQSDMVRRVKKFKAGFVVSDSNLTPEHTLADIIALKRKTGHSTVGITNDGTANGVLMGVVTSRDYRVSKDSLDKQVKEFMTPFSDLFVGQLGISLNEANDIIWDNKLNSLPIIDEKQKLQYFVFRKDYDDHKDNPNELSDINKKLMVGAGINTRDFKERVPALLEAGADVLCIDSSDGFSEWQGETLQYIKKTYGDDVKVGAGNVVDKEGFRYLVEAGADFVKVGIGGGSICITRETKGIGRGQATALIEVAEARDEYFRETGIYIPISSDGGIVHDYHMVLALAMGADFLMMGRYFARFDESPTRKLKVGNNYVKEYWGEGSNRARNWQRYDMGGSENLKFEEGVDSYVPYAGKLKDNLDITLGKIKSTMCSCGVLSVKELQENGKVTLVSSTSIVEGGAHDVILKDQS, encoded by the coding sequence ATGGCCCAGTATTTTAATGAAGTATCCCGGACGTTTAATGAGTATCTTCTGATTCCCGGGCTCACGACTAAAGAATGTACTCCCAATAATGTCTCTTTGAAGGCTCCACTGGTAAAGTACCGGAAAGGAGAAACGCCCTCCCTTGAACTGAATGTCCCCTTTGTTTCGGCTATTATGCAGTCGGTTTCCGACCATAATTTGGCAATCGAGCTGGCACGAAACGGAGGCTTGTCCTTCATTTTTGGTTCTCAGCCCATCGATTCGCAGTCTGATATGGTGCGGAGGGTAAAAAAATTCAAAGCAGGTTTTGTGGTAAGTGATTCAAACCTTACTCCCGAACATACGCTGGCTGATATTATTGCGTTGAAGAGAAAGACCGGTCATTCTACGGTAGGCATTACCAACGACGGTACAGCGAACGGTGTACTGATGGGGGTAGTAACCAGCCGCGATTATCGTGTTTCAAAAGATAGTCTCGATAAACAGGTAAAAGAGTTTATGACTCCTTTTTCTGATTTGTTTGTCGGCCAATTGGGCATCTCGCTGAATGAAGCCAACGATATTATTTGGGACAACAAGTTGAATAGTCTGCCGATTATCGACGAAAAACAGAAGCTACAGTATTTCGTATTCCGAAAGGATTATGACGATCACAAGGACAATCCCAACGAATTATCGGACATTAATAAAAAACTGATGGTTGGAGCAGGTATCAATACCCGTGATTTCAAAGAACGGGTCCCTGCATTGCTCGAAGCTGGCGCTGATGTGCTCTGTATTGATTCATCCGATGGTTTTTCGGAGTGGCAGGGCGAAACGCTTCAGTACATCAAAAAGACTTATGGCGACGATGTAAAAGTAGGTGCCGGAAACGTGGTCGATAAAGAAGGTTTCCGTTACCTGGTGGAAGCTGGTGCTGATTTTGTGAAAGTTGGAATTGGTGGTGGTTCAATTTGTATTACCCGCGAAACAAAAGGTATTGGACGTGGACAGGCAACTGCCCTGATTGAGGTGGCCGAAGCCCGCGACGAGTATTTCCGGGAAACCGGTATTTACATTCCGATTAGCAGTGACGGTGGTATTGTTCACGATTATCATATGGTGCTGGCGTTGGCGATGGGAGCAGATTTCCTGATGATGGGACGTTATTTTGCCCGTTTCGACGAAAGTCCGACACGGAAACTGAAAGTTGGTAACAACTATGTGAAGGAGTATTGGGGCGAAGGTTCGAACCGTGCCCGGAACTGGCAACGATATGACATGGGCGGCAGCGAAAACCTGAAGTTCGAGGAAGGTGTTGACAGCTATGTCCCGTATGCCGGGAAACTGAAGGATAACCTGGATATTACACTGGGGAAAATCAAGTCGACCATGTGCAGCTGTGGTGTTTTGTCTGTTAAAGAGTTGCAGGAAAATGGTAAGGTAACGTTGGTTTCGTCGACCAGTATTGTGGAAGGTGGAGCGCATGATGTGATTTTGAAAGACCAATCGTAA
- a CDS encoding ABC-F family ATP-binding cassette domain-containing protein: MISVEDLHLEFGGFELFKQISFIVNPRDRIGLVGRNGAGKSTLLKIFSGQLQPGSGRVVAPRDVRVGYLPQHMITADGKTVMEEAVAAFDEIVAMEKRIEYLNHQLATREDYESDAYHKIIDEVTEANDRFQLLGGGNFHADIEQTLVGLGFKRSDFDRQTTEFSGGWRMRIELAKILLAKPDVFLLDEPTNHLDIESIQWLENFLKDYAGAVVLVSHDRAFLDNVTNRTVEISLGQVYDYKVGYSKYVELRKERREQQMAAYRNQQKMIQDTEEFIERFRYKATKAVQVQSRIKQLEKVDRIEIDEEDVRSLNIKFPPSPRSGNVVFEAKQMSKRYGDNMVLNDIDLTIERGDRVAFVGKNGEGKTTLARIIMQELEFDGHAKLGHNVKIGYFAQNQASLLDESATAFDTIDRIAVGDVRTKIRDILGAFMFSGEDVDKKVKVLSGGERSRLAMIRLLLEPVNFLVLDEPTNHLDMHSKDILKQALQDYDGTLLLVSHDREFLDGLVNVVYEFRDKKIKQHLGGIYEFLRRRKMDSLKELERKNNEPVQRVVEQEEKRNDGPELNYEERKEVNRTISRLEKQLNETEAKIISLEAEIEEMDGRLANPDNEDMEQLLEKYSLKKKELDKKMEDWGKTTEELEEWNAKKTW, from the coding sequence ATGATTTCAGTTGAAGATTTACACCTGGAGTTTGGTGGATTTGAGTTATTCAAGCAGATAAGTTTCATCGTGAATCCGCGGGATCGGATTGGTTTGGTTGGACGAAATGGTGCAGGTAAATCAACGCTGCTGAAAATTTTTTCCGGACAGTTGCAGCCAGGTTCAGGCCGGGTGGTAGCACCCCGGGACGTGCGGGTTGGTTATTTGCCGCAGCACATGATTACGGCAGATGGTAAAACAGTGATGGAAGAGGCTGTTGCTGCCTTCGACGAAATTGTAGCGATGGAAAAGCGAATTGAGTATCTGAATCATCAACTGGCTACCCGCGAGGATTATGAATCGGATGCTTATCACAAAATAATTGATGAGGTTACCGAAGCCAATGACCGTTTTCAGTTGTTGGGCGGTGGGAATTTTCACGCCGATATTGAGCAAACCCTGGTTGGACTTGGATTCAAACGTTCTGATTTCGACCGGCAGACAACCGAGTTTTCCGGAGGTTGGCGAATGCGTATCGAGCTGGCTAAGATTCTATTGGCTAAGCCGGATGTTTTCCTTCTCGACGAGCCGACTAACCACCTGGATATCGAATCGATTCAATGGTTGGAGAATTTCCTGAAAGATTATGCCGGAGCAGTAGTATTGGTTTCGCACGACCGGGCATTTCTCGATAATGTAACCAATCGAACGGTCGAAATTTCACTTGGTCAGGTATACGATTACAAAGTTGGTTACTCGAAATATGTTGAATTGCGTAAAGAACGCCGTGAACAGCAAATGGCTGCATACCGCAATCAGCAAAAAATGATTCAGGATACGGAGGAATTTATCGAACGTTTTCGCTACAAGGCAACGAAAGCAGTTCAGGTTCAGTCGCGGATCAAACAACTGGAAAAGGTTGACCGCATTGAAATTGACGAAGAAGATGTTCGTTCATTGAACATCAAGTTTCCGCCATCTCCCCGCTCTGGTAATGTGGTCTTTGAAGCGAAACAGATGAGCAAGCGTTATGGCGACAATATGGTGCTGAATGATATTGATTTGACCATTGAGCGTGGTGACCGAGTTGCTTTCGTCGGCAAGAATGGCGAAGGAAAGACCACCCTGGCGCGAATCATTATGCAGGAGCTCGAATTTGACGGGCACGCTAAATTAGGGCACAACGTAAAAATCGGGTACTTTGCCCAGAACCAGGCTTCGTTGCTGGATGAGAGCGCCACGGCGTTCGACACCATTGACCGGATTGCTGTTGGCGATGTCCGGACCAAAATCCGCGATATTCTTGGAGCATTTATGTTTAGCGGCGAAGATGTCGATAAGAAAGTAAAAGTGCTTTCCGGTGGAGAACGGTCGCGTTTAGCCATGATTCGCTTGTTGCTGGAGCCGGTTAATTTCCTTGTTCTCGATGAGCCGACCAACCACCTGGATATGCATTCGAAGGATATTTTGAAGCAGGCGCTTCAGGATTATGACGGAACCCTGTTGCTGGTTTCGCACGACCGTGAATTTCTGGATGGGCTGGTCAATGTTGTTTATGAATTTCGTGATAAGAAAATAAAACAACACCTGGGCGGTATTTATGAGTTTCTTCGCCGGAGGAAGATGGATTCGCTGAAAGAGTTAGAGCGGAAAAATAATGAGCCTGTTCAGCGAGTCGTTGAACAGGAAGAAAAACGAAATGACGGACCGGAGCTCAACTATGAAGAGCGCAAAGAGGTTAATCGCACCATTTCACGACTGGAAAAACAATTGAACGAAACAGAGGCGAAAATTATTTCGCTGGAAGCCGAAATTGAAGAAATGGACGGGCGATTAGCCAATCCTGATAATGAAGATATGGAGCAATTGCTCGAAAAATATTCCCTGAAAAAGAAAGAGTTGGATAAGAAGATGGAAGACTGGGGAAAAACAACGGAGGAACTGGAAGAATGGAACGCAAAAAAAACGTGGTAA
- a CDS encoding tetratricopeptide repeat-containing sensor histidine kinase → MQSSGELHLLVKKYDRYLTTAYDSSRLILPELLQKLDSTTSVNPDSAVAVMAYIAGREVIKGNIHLSDSLSNLAETYAKHLNDSSLLAVVLNAKGKVMQLKGRRDSAFYYYSKSLHLAQLRHDSVAALPAMINLGNAMIDRHNSETGINYLKEALELAKKRNNKKFMAVLYNNLGKAYDIRGSYAMALQYYRAAIDTLEKMGSREYYLEPLNNLANIYLYLGNDSLAMEYYQKVSDLSDSLNYRNMQATALINIGNLNYENNQNKTALKYTNEAKALLSGQCESYLHSIIYLNLGLIQRNLGETEKSFNELTKSIALARKFHIYDVLAEGTTQMAKYYENRMKFHIAARFANEAFQLATENNMLHLLPGITKLLADNYRDTGNASQALKFYDLYSKYNTQYQDTINNKTTRNFAFLYELQKKEATNKILMQRQQLDKQALTNVRLKLGQQKILILLSIVIVISALLISILLFYRSRLKSRLNQALISNNNEITEQNKLLEKENAFKNKLISIISHDIKTPLMSLYNILELLSADELSEEEKRELIRDNMQLTDRALNMVEDLLSWTRQQLNTTTVNYTTINVYDLGNEIITFFQPDVREMNINLVNACSPETTVYSDYQMLKMVIRNLFSNAMKFTPSGGYIEMGVSKTNGTVILYVADTGVGIKPEDQSKIFNEEKYFTTNGIRGEEGNGLGLKLCSNFVKKSGGKIWLESKPGEGSTFFIEIKRTSDSPSPGAVSSNF, encoded by the coding sequence GTGCAGTCATCAGGAGAATTGCACCTGCTTGTCAAAAAATATGACAGGTATTTGACAACCGCTTACGACTCTTCCCGGTTAATTTTGCCTGAATTGTTGCAAAAGCTGGATTCGACAACTTCAGTTAATCCCGATTCTGCGGTTGCGGTAATGGCGTATATTGCCGGACGGGAAGTGATTAAGGGGAATATTCATCTGTCGGACAGTTTGTCAAACTTGGCAGAGACCTATGCCAAACATTTAAACGATTCATCATTGCTTGCGGTTGTATTGAATGCCAAAGGCAAAGTTATGCAGTTAAAAGGACGGCGCGATTCTGCCTTTTATTACTACAGCAAGTCTTTGCATCTGGCACAATTACGTCATGATTCCGTGGCTGCATTACCTGCGATGATTAATCTGGGAAATGCAATGATAGACCGGCATAACTCTGAAACGGGTATTAATTACCTGAAAGAAGCTTTGGAGCTTGCCAAAAAACGGAACAATAAGAAGTTCATGGCAGTCCTCTATAATAACCTCGGGAAAGCATACGATATTCGGGGAAGTTATGCAATGGCGCTGCAGTATTACCGTGCTGCCATCGATACGCTTGAGAAAATGGGGAGCCGGGAGTATTACCTGGAACCATTGAATAACCTGGCCAATATTTATCTCTATTTGGGAAACGATTCACTGGCTATGGAATATTATCAAAAGGTCAGTGATTTATCTGATTCTTTGAATTATCGAAATATGCAGGCTACTGCCCTGATTAATATAGGGAATTTGAACTATGAAAATAATCAGAATAAAACGGCTTTAAAATATACCAACGAGGCAAAAGCCTTACTTTCAGGACAATGTGAATCGTATTTGCATTCCATCATTTACCTGAATTTGGGGCTCATTCAACGAAATCTGGGTGAGACGGAAAAGTCCTTCAATGAGTTGACTAAATCAATTGCCCTGGCGCGTAAGTTTCATATTTATGATGTGTTGGCTGAGGGGACGACGCAAATGGCAAAGTATTATGAGAATCGTATGAAATTTCATATAGCTGCCAGGTTTGCGAACGAGGCATTCCAACTTGCTACCGAAAATAATATGTTACACCTCTTGCCTGGAATAACGAAGTTGCTGGCTGATAATTATCGTGATACAGGAAATGCTTCCCAAGCATTAAAGTTTTACGATTTATACAGTAAGTACAACACGCAGTATCAGGACACCATCAATAATAAGACTACCCGTAACTTTGCTTTTCTTTATGAGTTGCAGAAAAAGGAAGCGACCAATAAGATTCTGATGCAGCGCCAGCAACTCGATAAACAGGCCTTGACCAATGTTCGCCTGAAACTGGGACAGCAAAAGATTTTGATACTTCTTTCCATCGTCATTGTCATCAGCGCCCTGCTTATATCGATTTTGTTGTTCTATCGCTCGCGATTGAAATCAAGGTTGAATCAGGCATTAATTTCAAACAACAATGAAATCACCGAACAAAATAAACTGTTGGAGAAGGAAAATGCTTTCAAGAATAAACTGATCTCCATTATTTCGCACGACATTAAAACTCCGTTGATGTCACTTTATAATATTTTGGAATTACTTTCAGCGGATGAATTATCGGAAGAAGAAAAGCGCGAACTTATCCGGGACAACATGCAGTTGACGGACCGTGCATTGAACATGGTGGAAGATCTTTTATCGTGGACCCGGCAACAGTTGAATACAACAACGGTCAACTACACTACTATCAACGTATATGATTTGGGAAATGAGATTATTACGTTCTTCCAGCCGGATGTCCGTGAAATGAATATCAACCTGGTGAATGCCTGTTCACCGGAAACTACTGTATATAGCGACTATCAGATGCTCAAGATGGTCATTCGTAATCTGTTTTCCAACGCAATGAAGTTTACCCCTTCAGGTGGATATATCGAAATGGGAGTTTCCAAAACAAATGGTACTGTTATTTTGTATGTAGCCGATACGGGCGTTGGAATAAAACCCGAGGATCAATCGAAAATCTTCAACGAAGAAAAGTATTTTACGACCAATGGCATTCGGGGTGAGGAAGGAAATGGACTTGGTCTTAAACTTTGCAGTAATTTTGTGAAGAAAAGTGGTGGAAAAATATGGCTGGAAAGTAAACCGGGCGAGGGTTCAACCTTTTTCATCGAAATAAAGCGAACCAGCGATTCACCTTCTCCCGGAGCTGTCTCCTCTAACTTTTAA